A genomic region of Actinomycetota bacterium contains the following coding sequences:
- a CDS encoding radical SAM protein: MRDRPLLHLLVPEWGGVGIYQTFGHRFPPMSLLVLAAHARRAGWDVEVIDLNYEPSPLRRADEGWPGARTNLTNHRRNGKPDLAALTVWTPNSPNAYRTADGYRARGVPVVLGGVHASLLPGEARHHADAVVCGEADTIFGDILADALAGRLQPLYQGSFQDMEDVPLNHEWADLYKKWPYTRYAPMNTLQTTRGCRFNCDFCSVIRINGRGSRHSPPERVIEEVKVLKRMGQHAGDFTYVFFLDDDMAADLEYTKELCEAIVRSGVKFTWGCQASIGLARDPELLDLVGRAGLRAMFTGFESVSREALIECNKKNRPGEFGEFIDKIHRRGIAVEGGFIFGFDHDQPDVFGHTAEFVDRIGVDVAHFSILTPYPGTHTFSRMYEDERILTYDWQRYNLYHVVHQPAHMTPEQLHDGLRQAYKWFYDGRRRLPRFARHVRTRDPRFNMAFAASNWNYHHRYRNLVLDDAPPFEADPAEVARMALASAAPAQEALNVAFAQATPNVTFLPRRPTPSAAHG; the protein is encoded by the coding sequence ATGCGCGATCGTCCACTGCTGCATCTGCTCGTCCCCGAGTGGGGCGGGGTGGGCATATACCAGACGTTCGGCCACCGCTTCCCGCCCATGTCCCTGCTGGTGCTGGCGGCCCACGCCCGCCGGGCGGGGTGGGACGTCGAGGTCATCGACCTCAACTACGAGCCGTCCCCCCTGCGGCGGGCCGACGAGGGCTGGCCCGGGGCCCGGACCAACCTCACCAACCACCGGCGCAACGGCAAGCCCGACCTGGCCGCACTCACGGTGTGGACGCCTAACTCGCCCAACGCCTACCGCACGGCCGACGGCTACCGCGCCCGGGGCGTGCCCGTGGTGCTGGGCGGGGTGCACGCCTCGCTGCTGCCGGGCGAGGCCCGCCACCACGCCGACGCCGTGGTGTGCGGCGAGGCCGACACCATCTTCGGCGACATCCTGGCCGACGCCCTGGCCGGCCGCTTACAACCCCTGTACCAGGGGTCCTTCCAGGACATGGAGGACGTGCCCCTCAACCACGAGTGGGCCGACCTCTACAAGAAGTGGCCGTACACCCGCTACGCCCCCATGAACACCCTGCAGACGACCCGGGGCTGCCGGTTCAACTGCGACTTCTGCTCGGTCATCCGCATCAACGGGCGGGGCTCGCGCCACAGCCCTCCCGAGCGGGTCATCGAGGAGGTCAAGGTCCTCAAGCGCATGGGCCAGCACGCGGGCGACTTCACCTACGTGTTCTTCCTCGACGACGACATGGCCGCCGACCTGGAGTACACCAAGGAGCTGTGCGAGGCCATCGTGCGCTCGGGCGTGAAGTTCACCTGGGGGTGCCAGGCGTCGATCGGGCTGGCCCGCGACCCCGAGCTGCTCGACCTCGTGGGCCGGGCCGGCTTGCGGGCCATGTTCACCGGGTTCGAGTCGGTCTCGCGCGAAGCGCTCATCGAGTGCAACAAGAAGAACCGCCCCGGGGAGTTCGGTGAGTTCATCGACAAGATCCACCGCCGGGGCATCGCCGTGGAAGGCGGGTTCATCTTCGGCTTCGACCACGACCAGCCCGACGTGTTCGGCCACACCGCCGAGTTCGTCGACCGCATCGGTGTCGACGTGGCCCACTTCTCGATCCTCACGCCCTACCCGGGTACGCACACGTTCAGCCGCATGTACGAGGACGAGCGCATCCTCACCTACGACTGGCAGCGCTACAACCTCTACCACGTGGTCCACCAGCCGGCCCACATGACCCCCGAGCAGCTCCACGACGGGCTGCGCCAGGCCTACAAGTGGTTCTACGACGGCCGGCGCCGGCTGCCCCGGTTCGCCCGCCACGTCCGCACTCGCGACCCCCGGTTCAACATGGCCTTCGCGGCATCCAACTGGAACTATCACCACCGCTACCGCAACCTCGTGCTCGATGACGCCCCGCCCTTCGAGGCCGACCCCGCCGAGGTGGCCCGCATGGCCCTGGCCAGCGCCGCCCCCGCCCAGGAGGCCCTCAACGTGGCCTTCGCCCAGGCCACGCCCAACGTCACCTTCCTGCCCCGCCGGCCCACCCCGTCGGCCGCGCACGGCTGA
- a CDS encoding S8 family serine peptidase produces MDYGKLGAGLVAALNDYEREGRPALERHVGVLGLVSVSMSAKAARVVVFIHCEPGASLDHLATGGIEINGGDGGVRTGIVPLDALGRLTDDPAVKRVVPAVQLEPLMDLAAEKVGLPALRASSGLTGQGVIVGVVDTGIEVSHPNFEGRVLRVWDQTLNGGGVAEGGYGLELEGTMLELSRDTNGHGSHVAGIAASADFTYSGVAPGADLLIVKTDLMTAHIADAVRYIFRVAGELGRPAVVNLSLGGHGDAHDGTDPLSQIVDGASGPGRVVCCAAGNEGNDNIHAQFRLEPGCARTVPTAMLQVPPGRTPPYASFNGWYSAADDVQVAVISPSNMATPFQGVIEGANPAQVYDLADGEVELITPPADPMNGDVNFLVVIAPHPLAPDAAVPAHPWRIKVRAGPTVESGLVDIWSIRGRVAQFTGPTVSDTMKVGAPGAATRAVTVGAYTTRSSWENIWGNPHDSGLEPDDIADFSSEGPRRDGAEKPDLAAPGAMIVSCLSKHAGVAPEVLIDSLNTVMAGTSQATPFVAGLVALLLERDPGLTPEAAKAMLRAASSVPGQPAGTFDLKWGYGLVDANKLAAPAKKAPAKKAPAKKAPAKKAPAKKKAAG; encoded by the coding sequence GTGGACTACGGCAAGTTGGGCGCGGGCCTGGTGGCGGCCCTCAACGACTACGAGCGCGAAGGAAGGCCCGCGCTGGAGCGCCACGTAGGCGTCCTGGGGCTGGTCTCGGTGTCCATGTCCGCGAAAGCGGCCCGGGTGGTGGTGTTCATCCACTGCGAGCCGGGTGCGTCTCTCGACCACCTGGCCACCGGGGGGATCGAGATCAACGGGGGCGACGGCGGCGTCCGCACGGGGATCGTCCCCCTCGACGCCCTCGGGCGGCTGACCGACGACCCAGCCGTGAAGCGGGTCGTCCCGGCCGTGCAGCTCGAGCCGCTGATGGACCTGGCGGCCGAGAAGGTGGGACTACCGGCGCTGAGAGCGTCGTCCGGCCTGACCGGCCAGGGCGTGATCGTCGGGGTGGTCGACACCGGGATCGAGGTGAGCCACCCCAACTTCGAGGGCCGAGTGCTGCGGGTGTGGGACCAGACGCTCAACGGCGGGGGCGTGGCCGAGGGCGGCTACGGGCTGGAGCTCGAGGGCACCATGCTCGAGCTCAGCCGAGACACCAACGGCCACGGGTCCCACGTGGCCGGCATCGCCGCCTCGGCCGACTTCACCTACTCGGGCGTGGCCCCCGGAGCCGATCTGTTGATCGTCAAGACCGACCTGATGACCGCTCACATCGCCGACGCAGTGCGCTACATCTTCCGGGTGGCGGGCGAGCTGGGCCGGCCTGCGGTCGTCAACCTCAGCCTGGGCGGGCACGGCGACGCCCACGACGGGACCGATCCGCTGTCCCAGATCGTCGACGGGGCCAGCGGGCCCGGGCGGGTCGTGTGCTGTGCCGCCGGCAACGAAGGCAACGACAACATCCACGCCCAGTTCCGGCTGGAGCCGGGCTGCGCCAGGACTGTCCCCACAGCCATGCTCCAGGTGCCGCCGGGACGGACGCCCCCCTACGCGTCCTTCAACGGGTGGTACTCGGCGGCCGACGACGTCCAGGTGGCCGTCATCTCACCGTCCAACATGGCCACGCCCTTCCAGGGGGTCATCGAGGGGGCCAACCCCGCACAGGTGTACGACCTCGCTGACGGGGAGGTCGAGCTGATCACGCCGCCCGCCGACCCCATGAACGGCGACGTGAACTTCCTGGTCGTCATCGCGCCCCACCCCCTGGCCCCCGACGCGGCCGTGCCCGCGCACCCTTGGCGCATCAAGGTGAGGGCCGGGCCCACGGTCGAGAGCGGCCTGGTCGACATCTGGAGCATCCGGGGCCGGGTGGCCCAGTTCACGGGCCCGACGGTGTCGGACACCATGAAGGTCGGGGCACCGGGGGCGGCCACCAGGGCGGTGACCGTGGGCGCCTACACGACCCGGTCGTCGTGGGAGAACATCTGGGGCAACCCCCACGACAGCGGGCTCGAGCCCGACGACATCGCCGACTTCAGCAGCGAAGGCCCGCGCCGCGACGGCGCCGAGAAGCCCGACTTGGCCGCGCCCGGCGCCATGATCGTCTCTTGCTTGTCCAAGCACGCGGGTGTCGCCCCCGAGGTGCTGATCGACAGCCTGAACACGGTCATGGCCGGCACCAGCCAGGCCACCCCGTTCGTGGCCGGCCTGGTGGCCCTGCTGCTCGAACGCGACCCTGGGTTGACGCCCGAGGCGGCCAAGGCGATGCTCAGGGCCGCCTCGTCGGTCCCCGGCCAGCCGGCTGGGACCTTCGACCTCAAGTGGGGCTACGGCCTGGTCGACGCTAACAAGCTGGCCGCCCCGGCCAAGAAGGCCCCGGCCAAGAAGGCCCCGGCCAAGAAGGCCCCGGCCAAGAAGGCCCCGGCCAAGAAGAAGGCTGCCGGCTAG
- a CDS encoding DUF4160 domain-containing protein: protein MPRLAAFYGIVIYMYIRDHGLAHFHARYGEDEAVIEVVTGKLLAGGLPRRQMTMVREWTELHHHELLTAWQRASMGEPPGTIEPLP from the coding sequence GTGCCCAGGCTGGCCGCGTTCTACGGGATCGTCATCTACATGTACATCCGCGACCATGGCCTTGCTCACTTTCACGCCCGATACGGCGAGGACGAGGCAGTCATCGAAGTTGTGACGGGCAAGTTGCTGGCGGGCGGGCTCCCGCGGCGTCAGATGACGATGGTGCGGGAGTGGACAGAACTCCACCACCATGAGCTGCTGACGGCCTGGCAGAGGGCAAGCATGGGCGAGCCGCCGGGTACGATCGAGCCGTTGCCATGA
- a CDS encoding DUF2442 domain-containing protein — protein MRPYLMRLLFSDGVVRDIQYVPREGRGSLLEPLADPGYFALVRVDQEARTVVWPNGLDLAPEVLHGDFEPADDLGFKDVTARQPA, from the coding sequence ATGCGGCCGTACTTGATGCGCCTGCTGTTCAGCGATGGGGTAGTACGCGACATCCAGTACGTCCCCCGTGAGGGCCGTGGGTCATTGCTCGAGCCACTGGCAGATCCTGGGTACTTCGCGCTCGTCCGAGTCGACCAGGAGGCCCGGACGGTCGTTTGGCCGAACGGGCTCGACCTCGCTCCGGAGGTGTTGCACGGTGACTTCGAACCCGCCGATGACCTTGGGTTCAAGGACGTGACAGCCCGCCAACCGGCGTAG